The genomic DNA CGGCCATATCACGAGGACCATCAATGGCCAGAAGGTCGATCGCTACGGTAATCGCCTGGACAAGGATCTATCGAAGGGTGGCGGCCCGTTTGGAAATGCGACCAGCACCCTGCCGGACATGTGGAACCGAGGCGCCGGGGCACCGGCAGACATCATCGGCGATCCGTTGCGCCCCCTGAAGAACGCGCCGGGCCGCATGTACATGGTGCTGGCCGCGCGCCGCCTGGCCGCCCTGGTGGCGATGATCCGCGACTATGAACCCACCGACACGGTGACCATCGTCGCGCACAGCCAGGGTTGCCTGGTGAGCCTGCTGGCACAGGCGTTCCTGATGGAGCAGGGTGAGCGTACGGCCGATACGTTGATCCTGACCCATCCACCCTACAGCCTGGACGAGGAATGGAGCCTGGCCGTGGACGCGGTCAACCTGTTCTCGGGCGGAGAAGACCCCGCGATGGCCGGCCGCTACGACGCCATTCATGGTTCGCAAAGCCTGCATGGCCGGCTGCAGACGCTGGTCAACATCGTCAAGGGCGTCGCCAAGAGCAAGGCCACCGCTCCTGCGTTTGCGCAGCTCAGCGAGGAGGCCAGCGGCGGGATGGTGGAAGGGCGATGGAAACCGGACGGCGACCGCGACAACCGTGGCAAGGTTTATCTCTACTTCAGTCCCGAGGACATGACGGTCGCGCTGGAGAATATGAAAGGAATCGGCTGGCAGGGCATCCCGGACTATATCGGCGGCACGCAGGTGAAGGCCGTGCCGGTGCGGCACCGCTACGGCCGCGGCGGCGACTACGAGATCGTGTCGCGCTCCGAAAACAAGCCAGTCCACGTGACGCGGATGCCTTGGCAGGAATTGGGTGACAGCATACGCCAGCGCGTGTTCACGGCCAAGCAGCGCTGGGACCCTGCCACGCGCAAGGCGATGCCGGTACTGGTCGGTCTGCCACCCCACGATTTCGCCCTGCGCATCAAGGGCGAGGATGACCACGCGCACGTCGAAAAAGACGGACGGACGCTGCGCGCTTCGCTGCCGGTAGCGCGCTGGCCCATCGAGCCGGACGACAAGCCGGAAGCGCAGCGGCAGGGCATCCGGCGCATCAATGGCGAGGCCTTGGCCAGGCCCTGCATGGCGGACGTGCGCGGCAGCCAGATCGACGCCGACAAGCTTCCCGCCGGCTCCAGCCGCGCGCGCCTGAGCGCGGCGGATCGCGGGCCTTGCGAGGAAGTGGACCCGATCACGGCGGCCATTGCCGTCACGAGCGACAAAGGCTTGCGTGCGCACCAGGAGGAATGCCCCGATCCCACGGGTCGAGTAAGCCATCCAGGTACGCCACAACCGCTGCTGGCCACCGACCTCAAGCGAATAGAGGCCGCCTACAACGCGAAGAAAAATCCAGCTGGGCTCACTGAAACCAACCAGTTCACGATACTGGCGGCGATACGCCATCCGGACGGCAGGGTGATCGCGGCAGTTCGCGAAAGTCCCGATGTCGCGCGACGGCGCTGGCAACACGAGATCAGCGGCAAGTCTTTCCACAGCGCGATTTTCGACAGCAGCAAAAACCATAGCCAGGTCACCGCTTATGACGTGGCGATTGGCAGCGGTAAGGCTTGTACTGATCCGAATTTTTATGATTACCTTTGCGCAGTGGCCGATTGGCGGTTAAAAATCCCCAACGCGTCCGACAAGCCAAGATCGGGAATATTAACTTGGGAAAAATTCGTGACCAAGTATATTAGTTATTTCGAATGCGAACCAATCTCGCGTCAAGAATTAATCATAGGCAATGTCAATTATTACAGCACGGGATATCTTCCGAAAAATCTACCACTGCTGACAGGAAATCTGGCCACCATTGTTGTGTCCGAAACTACAAGTGGTGCACACATCGACTGATACTGCGGAGTTAGGAGAATAACGATATGACTAAAAATGTTGAGAGCCTGAGTATCGGCATTGTCAAATGGTGGTGGTATCCCATAGTCGCAATAGCCGTATTTCCGCTCCTCTTTGTCAGCTGGTTCCTTATGGATATCACTGTAGTGCATCCTGATTTGATTAACCAAGGTCTGGAGACGAATATGGACAGGATTCGATGGCTCGGCGTACCGCTAGTGATCACGGCACTTCTGCTAGGATGTATTTGGTTGACTACATCGCTCAAGGCCAGCGCACGTGCACGGGAATGGCAGCACAAGACCGACTTGCTCAAGGCCCAAGAAGCTGCGACGAAGACAGAGAAAATGCAGCGCGAGTACACGCTGGAAGTAGTCAGCCTTGGCATTACGGTAGAGAAGTACCGCCAGGGTAAGCTGTGGGATGTTCTGCAGAAGGGCACGCCTTTCTCAAGTATTCGAGAGCCAGATCCCAATAAGTATGAATGGACAGATATTGACAAGCTCGGTGTCAGTGGCAGTCGAGCCTGCGACGCGCTGGAAAATGGTGCGGGGAACTCGCCAATGTTTTGGGGAGTGCCAACGTTTTATGCGGGAAGCCCGGTCCGGGACCCTGCAAGGCAGCCCAGCGAGATTCGACCAATGGCTGGACTGGCGGCAAGTGCGGAAGGCACCGGCATGGCCTGGCATCTGTTTGTTACTGGTCCGTGGAAACTTGGCGAGCATCCGGACCAGCTGCTCGCACAGATATTCGCATTCCTCGACGCGCATCCAGACTTGCCATATGTCGTGCTACTTGCCGATGACAGCAGTGCGACGCGAGACGGCTTACTTGCACCGGGCGAGGAACCTTTGATCAAAGATGGCTATTACATCCCTGAGATGCCAGACGCAACCGCCGTCTTCGTCCTGGCCCGGCGCGAACGAGTCGAACCGCTGCGCCCGTACGTCTGGGACGACCCGGACAACGACTATCTGCAGGACAACCTGCGCGAGATGTATTACCAGCTGAAAGAAGCAGTGCCAACACCGGAAAAGCTCGCGAATACGGAGAGGTTCGCTGGAGGTCGTCTGCCCACAGTCAACGAATGGCTCACCGCCGCCGCCAAGTTCGCCAAGCATCCGGTATTCGAAAAGAAGGAACGCGACATTTCCCTGACCGGCTTCCGCCGCTGGCTCACCACGCCGCCAAAGGACTGGAAACCGACACCCTGGTTCCCGTTGCCGTGGAACCGCAAGCAGATGGAAACCTTCGACAGGCTGCCTTCGCTCGGCTTTGTCCACCGTCCGGTGTTCGTCAAGTTCGAAGACGAGCATGGGCAACCGGTCAAGCGCCGCGATGCGCGCCAGAAGATGCTGGAGGCGGGATGGCAGCAGGCGTTGCAAACCTTGCCGGCGACCGAGCGCGTCAAAGGGCCGGCCCGCATCATCGGCGCCTTTGGCGGGAGCGTCGAGCAGCAACTCGCCTTCGAGGGAACGCTGCACAGCTATGCCGCGCAAGGCGGTCCGGAAATCGACACCAGCAAGACCGCCCAGTTCATCAATACCGACCGTCGTTTCGGCAATACGGGCGCCAGCACGTTTTTCATCCAGATGGCGCTGGGCGTCATGGGCAGCGTGATCGAAGGGGGCACCTCGGCCGCCGTCAATATGCGCGATCCGACCGGCGCCAGCATCGTGTTCATCAGTCCGCCAAAGGACCAGAAGCAGGGCGCGCAGAAAAACTGGAACCCGTTCCAGCACGAAGTCGCCCCCGCCATCGATCCCGAGAACTACAAGCCGCCGACCGTCGGCGACGTCATGTCCGCGGGCGGCGCCAGCGCGGCGAGCCATTGATCAAGTATCGACATGAGGAGAACGCATGCGCAAGGTGATACGGTTGGGTGACTCGACCTCACACGGCGGCAAGGTGATCAGTACGCGGGCGCCCCACTTCAAGGTCGGCGGCATTCCCGTCGCTTGCGTCGGCGACCCCTGCTCTTGCCCGGTCAAGGGGCACAACGGCTGCACGATCGCCAGCGGCTCGGCGCGCCACCGCATCGGCGGCGTGCCGATCGCCTTCGAAGGCGACGTGACGAGCTGCGGCGCGAAGCTGCTATCGAGCGTTACCAACTACGGCACGACGTAACGACCGGAAGGCCCGCCAGCAAAAAACGCCGTGACGTCATATCATGACCGCCTGACCATAACAGGAGCGTTCATGTACCGACTGCACTGCTTCGCCCAATCCGGCAACGCCTTCAAGGTGGCGTTCATGCTGCGCGCCCTCGAACTGCCGTTCGAGGCCGTCCACGTGGCCTTTCTCGACGGCGCCACGGCCGAACCCGCATGGCGCGATGCGCACAATGAGATGGGCGAGGCGCCCGTGCTGGAGGATGGCGAACTGCGGCTGACGCAGTCCGGCGCCATCCTCACCTATTTGGCCAAGAAACACGGCCATTTCGGCGGCGTGACGGAGGCCGAGCAGCTGGAGGTGCTGCGCTGGCTGCTGTTCGACAACCATAAATTCACCAGCTACTACGCGACCTATCGCTTCATGAAAGCGCTGGGCAAGCACCGTCCCGATCCCGTCATCCTGAAATTCCTGCTGAGCCGTATCGAAAGCGCGTTCAATATCGTCGACAAGCACCTGGCCAGCAGCGCCTATATCGTCGGCGACAGCCCCACCATCGCCGACTTCTCGATGAGCGGCTACCACTTTTTCCCGCAGGAAGAGAGCGGCATCGACGTGGCCGGGCGCTGGCCGCACATCGGCGCCTGGCTCGAGCGCCTGCAAGCCCTGCCCGGCTGGGCCTCGCCCTACGACGTGATGCCCGGCGAGCGCCTGCCACCGCGCTGGCCGGACGCCTGAACGGCACCCCAGCACTCGGCGCCGCCACAGCGGCGTTTCGCTCCACCCGGCAGCGGTTTCGTCGCATACGCTCCCCGACCGGCGCCGCCCACGCGAAGATGCGTCATCGCGATGGGCGATGCACGAGAGGGGGAGCCATGAAACGGTACGTGAACTTGCTGATGGGGGCGCTGCTGGCATGGGCTGGCGCGGTCCAGGCGGCCGACATGAGCGTCGGCGTCGAAGGTTTGAAGAACGCCAACGGGCAGGTGCTGGTGGCCGTGTTCGACCGTGCCGCCGATTTCCTCAAGCAGCCGGTGCGGGTGGCGGCCGTGACCGCCCGGCAGGGAACGGTAAAGGTGTCCATTGCCGGGCTGCCGGCCGGCGACTATGCCGTCAGCGTGTTCCAGGACGAAAACGGCAACGGCAAGCTCGACAAGAACGTGGTCGGCATGCCTGTCGAGCCCTACGGCTTCAGCAACGATGCCGCCGGCAGCTATGGACCGCCCAGCTTCCAGGACGCGACCGTGCGCCTGGCCGACAGCGGTGGCTCGGCCACCATCACGCTGCGCTGACGGGAGGCCATTCATGGACAGGCGAAACTTCTTGCGCGGCATCGCCGCGGGTGCCACGCTGTCGGCCTTGCCGGCCCTGGCATGGGCGCACACGACGAGCGACACCCAACCGGACCGCCTGGCGCCGCTGGCTGGCTGCACCAGCGAGCGGCTGGGCGGCGCGGCCGTGCTCGAGGGCCGCTGGCCGGCGGAGCTGCGCGGCACCTTCTATCGCAACGGCCCGGCCCGTTTCGAGCTGGGCGGCGAACGCTATCGCCATTGGTTCGACGGCGACGGCATGGCCCACGCCTGGCACATCGAAGGCACCGTGCGCCACGAGGCGCGTTTCGTGCGCACGCAGAAGTACGTGGAGGAGTCGGCGGCCGGCCAATTCCTGTACCCCACATTCGACACCCACATCGCCCGGCGGCCGGTGGGCAACAACGACACCGTCAACACGGCCAACACCAACCTGGTACCGCATGGCGGCAAGCTGTATGCGCTGTGGGAAGGCGGCTCGGCAACGGAACTGGACCCGGACGGCCTGGCCACGCGCGGCATCAAGCGCTGGCGCGACGACCTGGCCGCTCTGCCGTTCTCCGCCCACCCGAAAATCACGCCGGACGGCACGCTGTGGAACTTCGGCATCGTGCACGGCGCGGACAAGCTGCTGCTGTGGCGCATCGATGCGGACGGCAGCCTGGGCAAGTTCGGCATGCTCGACGTGCCCCAGCTGCCGATCGTGCACGACTTTGTTGTCACGGCGCGCTACATGGTGTTTCTGGTGCCGCCGTTCGACCTGCACAGGACGCGCGACAGTACGATCCTGGGCGCGCACACGTGGAACGGCACGCGGCCGTTGCGCGTGGTCGTGGTCGACCGGGCCGATTTCACGCTGCGCCGCATCGTCGAGATGCCCGCCGGGATGACACTGCACCTGGGCAATGGCTGGGACGAGGGCGACGTCATCCGCCTGGACGCCTGCCTGGCGGCCAACGACAGCGGCTTGCGCGCACTGGGCAGCGTGATGCGGGGCGAGCAAACCCAGGCGGCGATGATGCGCACGATGCTGGTCACCATCGACTTGGCGCGCGGCGTGACGCGCAGCGAAATCCTGCTCGACGGCACGGAGTTTCCTCGGGTCGCCCCGGCCGACGTCGGCAAGCGCTACCGCCAGCTGTTCGTGACGACGCGCCCGGACACGGCCCAATTCGGCATGACCGGCATCGCCCGCATCGACATCGACAGCGGCAGCGTCGACCGCTTCGAGTATGGCGCGGACTGGATCGTGGAAGAGCACGTGCCCGTGCCGAAGGCGTCGGGCCGGGGCGTGTGGCTGGTCGGCGCCGCCTACGATGTGCGCCGGCGCCAGACCGTGCTGGCCGTGTTCGACGGCGCCCGGCTGGCGAACGGCCCGGTGGCGCGTGCCCGGTTGCCGTATGGGGCGCCGCTGTGCTTTCATGGGAACTTCGTCCGCACCTGAGGCGGCACCGGCCTTCCTACAGCAGCGGGGCGTGTGCGCTGACACCCTGGCCGTCGCAGCGCGCCTACCATGTTGGGAAGCGTGAACGCAGGGACGCTGACACGCGTGTCCAGACAAGGAGACTATCATGGCACAGCAATCGAACAACGGCCGAACCATCCTGCCAGGCGGGCTGCGCAACGACCCGCAAACCCAGGGCGACCCGCAGGCGCCCAACCGCGATCGCTATGGCGACCAGGAGACCGGCGCCACCTCGGGCGAGGTGGGCGATGGGCGCAGCGAACGGCAGGTCGCACGCAGCGGCAGCCAGGCCACCCAGCACAGTGTGGGTGGCAGCCTGCAGCAGGATAGCGAGCGGGCCGTGCGGGGTGGCGATCATCCCCGCACCGATACGCGCGATGGGGTGAAAGGTAACGAGCGCGGCTAGACCGAATAAATAATCAGCAGGTTTGATTTGTCCTTGCCGACGGTTAGCCAAGCCGGTGGCCGTCGTTCCGTATCACCCTATCGCTATTGCGCCGCTGACTTATCGGGGTGGCGCGCCATAACATCATCGCTCGCCGCAGCAGTCGCCCGGTTTTATTAAATTGATATCTAGTA from Pseudoduganella armeniaca includes the following:
- a CDS encoding T6SS effector phospholipase Tle3 domain-containing protein, with product MAESKRYPKPDYVARQASTVLQHKRTSDKVIEHPRDKPGNIIIVHGVNDVGAGFGAVEEGLCAGLERRLFRCFKPAAYTMPTDKNAVLDDPDAVYFKRKVAKDTDSPVIPFYWGYREIGHITRTINGQKVDRYGNRLDKDLSKGGGPFGNATSTLPDMWNRGAGAPADIIGDPLRPLKNAPGRMYMVLAARRLAALVAMIRDYEPTDTVTIVAHSQGCLVSLLAQAFLMEQGERTADTLILTHPPYSLDEEWSLAVDAVNLFSGGEDPAMAGRYDAIHGSQSLHGRLQTLVNIVKGVAKSKATAPAFAQLSEEASGGMVEGRWKPDGDRDNRGKVYLYFSPEDMTVALENMKGIGWQGIPDYIGGTQVKAVPVRHRYGRGGDYEIVSRSENKPVHVTRMPWQELGDSIRQRVFTAKQRWDPATRKAMPVLVGLPPHDFALRIKGEDDHAHVEKDGRTLRASLPVARWPIEPDDKPEAQRQGIRRINGEALARPCMADVRGSQIDADKLPAGSSRARLSAADRGPCEEVDPITAAIAVTSDKGLRAHQEECPDPTGRVSHPGTPQPLLATDLKRIEAAYNAKKNPAGLTETNQFTILAAIRHPDGRVIAAVRESPDVARRRWQHEISGKSFHSAIFDSSKNHSQVTAYDVAIGSGKACTDPNFYDYLCAVADWRLKIPNASDKPRSGILTWEKFVTKYISYFECEPISRQELIIGNVNYYSTGYLPKNLPLLTGNLATIVVSETTSGAHID
- a CDS encoding type VI lipase adapter Tla3 domain-containing protein, whose translation is MTKNVESLSIGIVKWWWYPIVAIAVFPLLFVSWFLMDITVVHPDLINQGLETNMDRIRWLGVPLVITALLLGCIWLTTSLKASARAREWQHKTDLLKAQEAATKTEKMQREYTLEVVSLGITVEKYRQGKLWDVLQKGTPFSSIREPDPNKYEWTDIDKLGVSGSRACDALENGAGNSPMFWGVPTFYAGSPVRDPARQPSEIRPMAGLAASAEGTGMAWHLFVTGPWKLGEHPDQLLAQIFAFLDAHPDLPYVVLLADDSSATRDGLLAPGEEPLIKDGYYIPEMPDATAVFVLARRERVEPLRPYVWDDPDNDYLQDNLREMYYQLKEAVPTPEKLANTERFAGGRLPTVNEWLTAAAKFAKHPVFEKKERDISLTGFRRWLTTPPKDWKPTPWFPLPWNRKQMETFDRLPSLGFVHRPVFVKFEDEHGQPVKRRDARQKMLEAGWQQALQTLPATERVKGPARIIGAFGGSVEQQLAFEGTLHSYAAQGGPEIDTSKTAQFINTDRRFGNTGASTFFIQMALGVMGSVIEGGTSAAVNMRDPTGASIVFISPPKDQKQGAQKNWNPFQHEVAPAIDPENYKPPTVGDVMSAGGASAASH
- a CDS encoding PAAR domain-containing protein, translating into MRKVIRLGDSTSHGGKVISTRAPHFKVGGIPVACVGDPCSCPVKGHNGCTIASGSARHRIGGVPIAFEGDVTSCGAKLLSSVTNYGTT
- a CDS encoding glutathione S-transferase family protein, with protein sequence MYRLHCFAQSGNAFKVAFMLRALELPFEAVHVAFLDGATAEPAWRDAHNEMGEAPVLEDGELRLTQSGAILTYLAKKHGHFGGVTEAEQLEVLRWLLFDNHKFTSYYATYRFMKALGKHRPDPVILKFLLSRIESAFNIVDKHLASSAYIVGDSPTIADFSMSGYHFFPQEESGIDVAGRWPHIGAWLERLQALPGWASPYDVMPGERLPPRWPDA
- a CDS encoding DUF2141 domain-containing protein; translated protein: MKRYVNLLMGALLAWAGAVQAADMSVGVEGLKNANGQVLVAVFDRAADFLKQPVRVAAVTARQGTVKVSIAGLPAGDYAVSVFQDENGNGKLDKNVVGMPVEPYGFSNDAAGSYGPPSFQDATVRLADSGGSATITLR
- a CDS encoding carotenoid oxygenase family protein, which translates into the protein MDRRNFLRGIAAGATLSALPALAWAHTTSDTQPDRLAPLAGCTSERLGGAAVLEGRWPAELRGTFYRNGPARFELGGERYRHWFDGDGMAHAWHIEGTVRHEARFVRTQKYVEESAAGQFLYPTFDTHIARRPVGNNDTVNTANTNLVPHGGKLYALWEGGSATELDPDGLATRGIKRWRDDLAALPFSAHPKITPDGTLWNFGIVHGADKLLLWRIDADGSLGKFGMLDVPQLPIVHDFVVTARYMVFLVPPFDLHRTRDSTILGAHTWNGTRPLRVVVVDRADFTLRRIVEMPAGMTLHLGNGWDEGDVIRLDACLAANDSGLRALGSVMRGEQTQAAMMRTMLVTIDLARGVTRSEILLDGTEFPRVAPADVGKRYRQLFVTTRPDTAQFGMTGIARIDIDSGSVDRFEYGADWIVEEHVPVPKASGRGVWLVGAAYDVRRRQTVLAVFDGARLANGPVARARLPYGAPLCFHGNFVRT